A single Desulfovibrio piger DNA region contains:
- a CDS encoding outer membrane protein, with product MKRTILALALLMALVLPGMAKAEGTGMYLAPKFLMTIQETGTIERSGMGGVDEYSQFTLGGALAAGYDFWPQYLVPLRVELEYALRGNSEKSWGSNWGSVDCTWNSSTLFANLYYDFRNDSAFVPYIGAGIGLSFNYLGFDLHRDGSAVSRDESTTNFAWNVGAGVAYNVNDALYIDAAYRYVDLGYTEASGALNGDQIKVGSRPYNHEFMLGLRFAF from the coding sequence ATGAAACGCACCATCCTTGCACTGGCCCTGCTGATGGCTCTGGTCCTGCCCGGCATGGCCAAGGCCGAAGGTACCGGCATGTACCTGGCTCCCAAGTTCCTGATGACCATTCAGGAAACCGGCACCATCGAACGCTCCGGAATGGGCGGCGTGGACGAATACTCCCAGTTCACCCTGGGCGGCGCCCTGGCGGCCGGTTACGACTTCTGGCCCCAGTATCTGGTGCCCCTGCGTGTGGAACTGGAATACGCCCTGCGCGGCAACAGCGAAAAAAGCTGGGGCAGCAACTGGGGCAGCGTGGACTGCACCTGGAACAGCTCCACCCTGTTCGCCAACCTCTACTATGATTTCCGCAATGACAGCGCCTTCGTGCCTTACATCGGCGCCGGTATCGGCCTGTCCTTCAACTACCTGGGCTTTGACCTGCACCGTGACGGCAGCGCCGTTTCCCGTGATGAAAGCACCACCAACTTCGCCTGGAACGTGGGCGCCGGTGTGGCGTACAACGTGAACGATGCCCTGTACATCGACGCCGCCTACCGTTATGTGGACCTGGGCTACACCGAAGCCAGCGGTGCCCTGAACGGCGATCAGATCAAGGTGGGCAGCCGTCCTTACAACCACGAATTCATGCTGGGCCTGCGCTTCGCCTTCTAG